The sequence GTCCACCACCCGCCCGTGTGTGAGCAGCCGGATCTGCTCCGGTGAGAAGTCCGTCATACCGAGCGTACGCACCAGGGAGCCGGCCCAGGTGACCGCGGGCAGCAGCAGCGGCACGGTGGGCCGCCCGAGCCGCCGCGAGCACTGCGAGAGCAGCAGCGCCCCGTCCCCGGCGATGTTGAAGGTGCCGCTGTTCAGGGTGCCCCGGCGCGGCTCGTGCGAGGCGATCCTGAGCACCTCGACGACGTCGTCCTCGTGCACGAACTGCAGCCGCGGGTCGTAGCCGAACACGGTCGGCAGGACGGGCAGCGCGAAGTACGAGGCGAGCGGGGTCTCCGCGGCCGGGCCCAGGATGTTGGCGAACCGCAGCACGCACACAGCGACGTCCGGCCGCCGCCGGGCGAACCCGCGCACATACCCCTCGACCTCGACGGTGTCCTTCGCGAAGCCGCCGCTCGGCAGCGACTTCGCCGGGGTCGTCTCGGTGAACACGGCCGGATCGCGCGGTGCGGAGCCGTAGACGTTGGTGCTGGACTTCACCACGAGCCGCTTGACGGCCGGCGACTTCTGGCAGGCGCCGAGCAGCTGCATCGTGCCGATGACGTTGGTCTCCTTGACGGTGGCCCGGTTGCCGCCGCCCAGTGCCGTGCCCGTCACGTCCAGGTGGACGACCGTGTCCGCGCCCGTCTCGGCGAGCAC comes from Streptomyces sp. FXJ1.172 and encodes:
- a CDS encoding NAD-dependent epimerase/dehydratase family protein, which produces MGKVVLVTGVARQLGGRFVRRIQRDPEVDRVIAVDAVPPAHHLGGADFIQADIRLPTIARVLAETGADTVVHLDVTGTALGGGNRATVKETNVIGTMQLLGACQKSPAVKRLVVKSSTNVYGSAPRDPAVFTETTPAKSLPSGGFAKDTVEVEGYVRGFARRRPDVAVCVLRFANILGPAAETPLASYFALPVLPTVFGYDPRLQFVHEDDVVEVLRIASHEPRRGTLNSGTFNIAGDGALLLSQCSRRLGRPTVPLLLPAVTWAGSLVRTLGMTDFSPEQIRLLTHGRVVDTVQMRETLGFTPRYTTAETFADFVRGQSPGLLPPQALAGAVDRIAALAAKGGGRPTTHSAN